The following are from one region of the Pseudodesulfovibrio piezophilus C1TLV30 genome:
- a CDS encoding BMP family lipoprotein, protein MLKFRLLIASALMALLLVPGLAMAKDFTLGLILVGPYNDKGYSQAQYEGGKYVEAHMPGAKMIFLDKVNPADRPGLTIPQVADDLIEKGADLIIAGSDDMKDGILEAAAMHPETTFVHASGDSVWSGKAPENLGNVFGRMEYSKMMAGFTAAMTTQTGKIGVVGPLINEETRRLIASAYLGAVHAWTKVRGKDIKDLTFNVKWIGFWFNIPGVTADPTQVAGSLFDSGCDVLISGIDTPEAVTVAKQRREAGKQVWALPYDYEKGCEGQGDICLGVPYFNWGPTFLRLVTQVQDGNYEPSFEWDAPYWANINDHDKSPVGFMPGPGMSSETRAKLDEFIAQLGSGDLDLFTGPLNYQDGTPFLKAGETATDKQIWYMPQLLEGMKGLSSPQ, encoded by the coding sequence ATGTTAAAATTTCGCTTGCTGATCGCTTCGGCGCTCATGGCCTTGCTGCTCGTGCCCGGACTTGCCATGGCCAAGGACTTTACTCTTGGTCTGATCCTGGTCGGCCCCTACAATGACAAAGGCTACAGCCAGGCCCAATATGAGGGAGGCAAATACGTTGAAGCCCACATGCCCGGTGCCAAAATGATTTTCCTCGACAAAGTCAATCCGGCAGACCGTCCGGGCCTGACTATCCCCCAGGTCGCTGACGACCTGATTGAAAAAGGAGCAGACCTGATCATCGCAGGCTCCGACGACATGAAAGACGGTATCCTCGAAGCCGCAGCCATGCATCCAGAAACAACTTTTGTGCATGCTTCCGGTGACTCAGTATGGTCCGGAAAGGCACCTGAAAATCTCGGAAATGTCTTCGGCCGCATGGAATATTCCAAGATGATGGCTGGCTTTACTGCCGCCATGACCACACAAACCGGCAAGATCGGTGTTGTTGGCCCCCTTATCAATGAAGAGACCCGCCGCCTTATCGCGTCAGCCTATCTCGGAGCAGTCCATGCATGGACCAAAGTCCGTGGCAAGGATATCAAAGACCTGACTTTCAACGTCAAATGGATCGGATTCTGGTTCAATATTCCCGGTGTTACCGCGGACCCGACCCAGGTAGCCGGTTCCCTTTTCGACTCCGGCTGTGATGTCCTTATCTCCGGTATCGATACCCCAGAGGCAGTGACAGTCGCCAAGCAACGCCGCGAGGCTGGCAAGCAGGTCTGGGCACTTCCATACGATTATGAAAAAGGATGTGAGGGCCAAGGCGATATTTGCCTCGGCGTTCCCTATTTCAATTGGGGACCGACCTTCCTGCGGTTGGTCACACAGGTTCAGGACGGGAATTACGAGCCATCCTTTGAATGGGATGCTCCGTACTGGGCAAATATCAATGACCATGACAAGTCGCCCGTTGGCTTCATGCCCGGTCCCGGCATGTCTTCCGAGACCAGAGCCAAGCTTGATGAATTCATCGCCCAGCTCGGGTCCGGCGACCTGGATCTTTTCACTGGTCCGCTCAACTATCAGGACGGCACTCCGTTCCTGAAAGCAGGTGAAACAGCCACGGACAAACAGATTTGGTACATGCCTCAGCTGCTTGAAGGTATGAAAGGACTCTCCAGCCCTCAATAA
- a CDS encoding radical SAM protein, which produces MPSKKKPQPRMLFASPDGEIYDHPDLLLMCRRGEEFGLPRPDEITPLPPESEFFMLPGRHAMGYNQETGQAEVMEELAVAAFASPGHTLTGISAYEADDDAPVLPLLSYGAIGYANGKFWVCAKKVDEDKRQVFTHIPPDRIEAGAHQLIRELSDNRLVKHLAGCALTSGCPAARNLALGRFECPLPTSKTCNAECVGCISLQPEDSGFPSPQCRISFTPTVDEIVQIMRRHESRERRPIFSFGQGCEGEPLLEAELICDAVKTYRADGGTGTVNVNTNGSRTQVMPALKIAGVNSIRVSLNSARKGPYEAYYRPKGYSFDDVYESIAKAHDVGLFISLNLLYFPGVTDTEEEFDALVDLGERCTFDFVQLRNLNLDPELYLNLMKPFGHSPCMGFMNFKKRLKKALPWIEYGYFNPFIG; this is translated from the coding sequence ATGCCATCCAAGAAGAAGCCTCAGCCACGAATGCTTTTCGCCAGTCCTGACGGCGAAATATACGATCACCCGGACCTCCTCCTCATGTGTCGTCGAGGAGAAGAATTCGGCCTCCCCAGGCCTGATGAAATCACTCCGCTCCCGCCGGAATCAGAATTTTTCATGCTCCCCGGCCGACATGCCATGGGCTATAATCAGGAAACAGGACAAGCAGAGGTCATGGAAGAACTCGCCGTGGCTGCCTTTGCCAGCCCAGGCCATACTCTGACAGGGATTTCCGCGTACGAAGCCGATGACGACGCACCTGTTCTGCCACTCCTCTCCTATGGAGCCATCGGGTATGCCAATGGCAAATTCTGGGTCTGTGCCAAGAAAGTTGATGAGGACAAACGACAAGTCTTCACCCATATACCGCCCGACCGAATCGAGGCCGGCGCGCACCAACTGATTAGAGAACTATCGGACAACCGGCTGGTAAAACACCTGGCGGGTTGTGCTCTGACCAGTGGATGCCCTGCTGCCCGTAATCTTGCTTTAGGGCGATTCGAATGTCCTCTGCCCACTTCCAAGACCTGCAATGCGGAGTGTGTCGGATGCATATCCCTTCAACCAGAGGACTCGGGATTTCCGTCACCGCAGTGCCGGATCAGTTTTACTCCCACAGTGGATGAGATTGTTCAGATCATGCGCCGCCACGAATCCCGTGAACGCCGGCCGATTTTCTCTTTTGGCCAAGGATGCGAAGGAGAGCCTCTTCTGGAAGCAGAGTTGATCTGCGATGCCGTAAAAACGTACCGTGCAGATGGTGGAACAGGGACGGTCAACGTCAATACCAACGGTTCGAGGACACAAGTGATGCCAGCACTCAAAATAGCTGGTGTCAATTCCATCCGTGTCAGCCTGAACTCTGCACGGAAAGGCCCCTATGAAGCATACTATCGACCCAAGGGATATTCCTTTGACGATGTGTATGAATCAATAGCTAAAGCTCATGACGTTGGCCTCTTCATCTCATTAAACCTGCTTTACTTTCCCGGCGTCACAGACACGGAAGAAGAGTTCGATGCTCTGGTCGACCTAGGGGAGAGATGCACATTCGATTTCGTCCAGTTGCGTAACCTCAATCTCGATCCCGAATTATACTTGAATCTGATGAAACCTTTTGGTCATTCTCCATGCATGGGATTCATGAACTTCAAAAAGCGACTGAAAAAAGCATTACCTTGGATTGAATACGGATACTTCAATCCTTTCATCGGCTGA
- the rpsI gene encoding 30S ribosomal protein S9 encodes MSDFTYSTGKRKNAISRTRLYAGTGQITVNGRPFEDYFPRKTLQMVVQQPLKLVKMLDKYDIKANCSGGGVSGQAEALRHGIARALCEIDPELRAVLKPAGLLTRDARKKERKKYGLRGARASFQYSKR; translated from the coding sequence ATGAGCGATTTCACTTACAGCACTGGTAAAAGAAAAAACGCCATCTCCCGTACCCGCCTTTATGCCGGTACCGGGCAGATCACCGTTAATGGTCGTCCTTTCGAGGACTACTTCCCCCGTAAAACCTTGCAGATGGTTGTGCAGCAACCCCTGAAGCTGGTCAAGATGCTCGACAAGTACGACATCAAGGCCAACTGCTCCGGCGGCGGCGTCTCCGGTCAGGCCGAAGCCCTGCGCCACGGCATTGCCCGCGCCCTCTGTGAGATCGACCCGGAACTTCGCGCAGTCTTGAAGCCCGCAGGCCTCCTGACTCGTGACGCTCGTAAGAAAGAGCGTAAGAAGTACGGTCTTCGCGGCGCACGCGCCAGCTTCCAGTACTCCAAGCGCTAA
- the rplM gene encoding 50S ribosomal protein L13 — protein MKTYSPTPEDVNREWFIVDATDKILGRLATEITNRLRGKHKPEFAPHMDMGDFIVVINADKIKVTGQKLDKKMYYKHSNHPGGLKEKTLREMLEKKPENVITAAVKGMLPKNRLAAQQLKKLKVYAGSEHPHAAQAPTTLDF, from the coding sequence ATGAAGACATATAGCCCGACACCGGAAGACGTGAACCGTGAATGGTTCATAGTCGACGCTACGGATAAAATTCTGGGCCGTCTCGCCACCGAGATTACCAATCGGTTGCGTGGCAAGCACAAGCCTGAGTTCGCCCCCCATATGGATATGGGCGACTTCATTGTCGTTATCAACGCCGACAAGATTAAAGTCACCGGCCAGAAACTCGACAAGAAAATGTACTATAAACACTCCAACCATCCCGGCGGTCTGAAAGAAAAGACTCTGCGCGAGATGTTGGAAAAGAAGCCTGAAAACGTCATCACCGCCGCAGTCAAGGGTATGTTGCCCAAGAACAGGCTGGCAGCCCAGCAGTTGAAAAAGCTGAAGGTCTACGCCGGTTCCGAGCATCCGCACGCTGCCCAGGCTCCTACAACTCTGGATTTTTAA
- the alaS gene encoding alanine--tRNA ligase produces MKAAEIRQRYLEYFQRNGHTIVDSAPLTPKDDPTLMFTNAGMVQFKKLFLGQEKRDYIRATTSQKCLRVGGKHNDLENVGRTARHHTFFEMLGNFSFGDYFKEDAIRFCWGFLTEELKLDKERLYITIYKDDDEAGKLWQKVAGIPTERIFRLGEKDNFWSMGDTGPCGPCSEVHFDQGEHVGCGPDCGIGKCDCDRYLEIWNLVFMQYEQAEDGTRSDLPRPSIDTGMGLERIAAVCQGVASNYETDLFQSIIQFTADLAGVKYHQPGAEGEEIDTALQVIADHSRAIAFLIPDQVLPSNEGRGYILRRLIRRAYRFGKLMGLEGSFLWKTASKVVEDMGNHYTELAEVKDFMIEVVKGEEEGFAKTLDKGLEMLEEELANLKEKKINLVPGETTFKLYDTYGFPIDIVRDIAERYDMDVDEPSFDALMQEQKTRSKAAWKGSGEKDVASVFQTLLEQDVTSEFTGYETMADQSHIQFLTNESGTVVQTLPQGSKGWLFAASTPFYGESGGQTGDTGEIASSAGRATVEDSVKPSQKLTAHKITVIDGEMKTDDSVLLTVDRGQRLATMRNHTVTHLLHSALQKVLGEHAKQAGSLVGPDRLRFDFTHIKGLSDAEISEVETLVNQNILDAIPVDRQVMSIEDAQSKGATALFGEKYGETVSVIEVPGVSMEFCGGTHLENTGIAGAFVITSEAGVAAGIRRIEAATGGNATAYLNERRKAISQAGAMLKAQPADIPTKVKALQQQVKDMAKEMKSLQAKLASGAGRDMLSELEEINGIKVLAVALEAPNMGVMLEQMDALRSKLPSGIICLLAGHDDGKVSVALSVTKDLHDRFKAGDLIKSVAAEVGGGGGGRPDLARAGGTNVAGIPDAIAKIKKLIAG; encoded by the coding sequence ATGAAAGCTGCTGAAATTCGTCAAAGATATCTGGAATATTTTCAGAGGAACGGCCACACCATCGTCGATTCCGCCCCACTGACACCCAAGGATGATCCAACCTTGATGTTCACCAATGCGGGTATGGTTCAGTTCAAGAAACTTTTTCTGGGCCAGGAGAAACGGGATTATATCCGGGCCACCACGTCACAGAAATGCCTCCGCGTCGGCGGCAAGCACAATGACCTGGAAAATGTCGGGCGCACAGCTCGGCACCACACGTTCTTTGAAATGCTGGGCAACTTTTCCTTCGGAGATTATTTCAAGGAAGATGCCATCAGGTTCTGCTGGGGATTTCTTACCGAGGAACTGAAGCTCGATAAGGAGCGTCTCTATATTACTATATATAAGGACGACGACGAAGCCGGAAAGCTCTGGCAGAAAGTTGCTGGAATTCCTACCGAGCGTATTTTCCGCCTTGGAGAAAAAGACAATTTTTGGTCCATGGGAGACACCGGTCCCTGCGGCCCTTGCTCCGAAGTCCACTTTGATCAAGGTGAACATGTGGGCTGCGGCCCGGATTGTGGCATCGGCAAATGCGACTGTGACCGTTATCTGGAAATCTGGAACCTCGTTTTCATGCAGTATGAGCAGGCAGAAGACGGCACTCGCTCTGACCTGCCCCGTCCGTCCATTGACACTGGCATGGGACTTGAGCGCATAGCAGCCGTCTGCCAGGGAGTCGCGTCCAACTACGAGACTGATCTTTTTCAGTCCATCATCCAATTTACTGCCGACCTGGCCGGAGTGAAATATCACCAACCCGGTGCGGAAGGCGAAGAAATCGACACCGCATTGCAGGTCATCGCCGACCACAGCCGAGCCATTGCGTTCCTGATTCCGGACCAGGTACTGCCATCCAATGAAGGGCGCGGATATATCCTTCGCCGACTCATTCGCCGAGCATATCGATTTGGCAAACTCATGGGGCTGGAAGGTTCTTTCCTCTGGAAGACAGCGTCCAAGGTTGTCGAAGATATGGGGAACCACTACACCGAATTGGCCGAAGTCAAAGATTTCATGATTGAAGTCGTCAAGGGCGAGGAAGAGGGGTTTGCCAAAACACTCGACAAAGGCCTTGAAATGCTTGAAGAAGAGCTTGCAAATCTCAAAGAGAAAAAAATCAATCTGGTCCCTGGTGAAACGACTTTCAAACTCTACGACACCTATGGATTTCCTATCGATATCGTCCGTGATATTGCCGAAAGATACGATATGGATGTGGATGAGCCATCCTTTGATGCACTGATGCAGGAGCAGAAGACTCGCTCCAAGGCAGCGTGGAAAGGCTCCGGTGAAAAAGACGTGGCTTCTGTTTTCCAGACCCTGCTTGAACAGGATGTGACCAGTGAGTTTACAGGCTATGAAACCATGGCCGACCAATCACACATCCAGTTTCTGACGAATGAAAGCGGGACCGTTGTTCAGACACTTCCTCAAGGTTCCAAAGGATGGCTTTTCGCAGCCAGCACTCCTTTCTACGGCGAATCCGGGGGACAAACGGGTGATACAGGCGAGATCGCATCCTCTGCGGGACGAGCCACAGTCGAAGATTCTGTCAAACCATCGCAAAAACTCACGGCACATAAAATCACCGTGATTGATGGAGAAATGAAAACCGACGATTCCGTTTTACTGACCGTTGACCGGGGCCAACGCCTGGCAACCATGCGCAACCATACCGTGACCCATCTCCTGCACTCCGCTTTGCAAAAAGTTTTGGGCGAGCATGCCAAACAAGCGGGGTCATTGGTCGGACCGGATCGTTTGCGTTTTGATTTCACGCATATAAAAGGCCTTTCTGATGCGGAAATTTCCGAGGTCGAAACGCTTGTGAATCAAAATATTCTGGACGCCATCCCCGTTGACCGCCAAGTCATGTCCATAGAGGATGCCCAGTCAAAAGGTGCAACAGCCCTCTTTGGCGAAAAGTACGGTGAGACTGTGTCCGTGATCGAAGTCCCCGGTGTATCCATGGAATTTTGCGGCGGAACACATCTGGAGAACACCGGCATAGCAGGGGCGTTCGTCATCACGAGCGAAGCTGGTGTCGCCGCAGGCATCCGCAGGATTGAAGCGGCAACGGGCGGTAATGCCACAGCATATTTGAACGAACGCAGAAAAGCTATAAGCCAGGCCGGAGCCATGCTTAAGGCACAACCTGCCGATATTCCAACAAAAGTCAAAGCCCTGCAACAGCAAGTCAAAGATATGGCCAAGGAAATGAAATCCCTCCAAGCCAAACTTGCATCCGGGGCGGGCCGAGATATGTTGAGCGAACTCGAAGAAATCAACGGGATAAAGGTACTCGCTGTTGCCTTGGAAGCTCCGAACATGGGCGTGATGCTCGAACAAATGGATGCTCTTCGCTCAAAATTGCCTTCCGGCATCATTTGCCTGTTGGCAGGTCATGACGATGGCAAGGTTTCTGTGGCCCTCTCCGTGACCAAGGATCTGCATGACCGCTTCAAGGCCGGAGACCTGATTAAATCTGTCGCCGCTGAAGTTGGTGGTGGCGGTGGCGGACGCCCCGACCTTGCTCGCGCAGGTGGCACCAATGTTGCCGGTATCCCTGATGCAATTGCCAAAATCAAGAAACTGATCGCCGGCTAG
- the recA gene encoding recombinase RecA, with product MARKVVDPDVLRKEALGTALTSIERKFGKGSIMRLDDEASHSIPFIPTGSIGLDMALGIGGVPRGRVIEIFGPESSGKTTLALHIIAEAQKAGGNAAFIDAEHALDPGYAKRLGVKTDELLISQPDYGEQALEIADLLVRSGAVDVVVIDSVAALIPQAELEGQMGETQVGGQARLMSHALRKLTGTIHKSNCVVIFINQIRMKIGMTGYGNPETTSGGNALKFYASCRLDIRRIQTLKDKEESYGIRARIKIVKNKIAPPFRQALVDVLYGQGISRMGELIDMGVEHGIIEKSGSWFAYGSEKLGQGKENVRQLLQENPDIAGSIEEKLMTHLGYRDAPEEVEAGDAGE from the coding sequence ATGGCACGTAAAGTCGTCGACCCCGACGTCTTGCGCAAAGAAGCGCTCGGAACCGCCCTTACCTCTATCGAACGCAAGTTCGGCAAGGGGTCAATCATGCGGCTTGACGATGAGGCATCGCACTCCATTCCGTTCATTCCCACCGGTTCCATCGGCCTTGATATGGCCCTGGGAATTGGTGGCGTGCCGCGCGGACGCGTTATCGAAATCTTCGGCCCGGAATCATCCGGTAAGACAACACTGGCTCTGCACATTATTGCCGAAGCTCAGAAAGCTGGTGGCAATGCCGCCTTTATCGATGCCGAGCATGCTCTGGATCCCGGCTATGCAAAACGCCTGGGGGTCAAGACGGACGAACTGCTGATATCGCAACCAGACTATGGCGAACAAGCCCTGGAAATCGCAGACCTGCTTGTCCGCTCCGGGGCTGTCGATGTCGTGGTCATCGACTCGGTTGCCGCGCTCATCCCGCAAGCGGAACTGGAAGGCCAGATGGGTGAGACCCAGGTGGGTGGTCAGGCTCGATTGATGTCACACGCACTCAGAAAACTCACAGGCACCATTCACAAGTCCAATTGTGTCGTCATCTTCATCAACCAGATCCGTATGAAGATCGGCATGACCGGCTATGGCAACCCGGAAACGACATCCGGTGGAAACGCGCTGAAATTCTACGCTTCATGCCGACTGGATATCCGCCGCATCCAGACACTGAAGGACAAGGAAGAATCATACGGAATTCGTGCGCGCATCAAGATTGTCAAGAACAAGATCGCCCCGCCCTTCCGTCAAGCCCTTGTCGATGTCCTATACGGCCAGGGAATCAGTCGCATGGGCGAACTCATAGACATGGGCGTCGAACATGGGATTATAGAAAAATCAGGCTCATGGTTTGCCTATGGTTCGGAAAAGCTCGGACAGGGCAAGGAAAATGTCAGACAGTTGCTTCAAGAAAATCCTGATATAGCAGGTTCCATTGAAGAAAAACTGATGACACATCTCGGATACCGAGATGCCCCTGAAGAAGTTGAAGCCGGAGACGCTGGCGAATAG
- a CDS encoding thiamine biosynthesis protein, whose protein sequence is MNNTVNKKYDALALLSGGLDSILAMRTVMDQGLSVLGLHYVTPFFGKAHLIPFWKDHYGIEVVAVDICQQYVDMMLDGPSQGYGKWLNPCIDCKITMLSHAVELLTEYEAEFLISGEVVGQRPMSQREDALNLITKRAVVRDVLLRPLCAKKLPSTPMEASGLVDREKLHDWYGRGRKEQYKLAAHYGFTEIPTPAGGCCLTEANGAARFVQLLIHKTRPTPNDFALARVGRQYWAGSHWLTFGRTAADNAQVEACLQSSDSTLKVQGFPGPLAVCRPVAEEWDAKAIEDAAALVASYSTKARKHAEKTGEHITVRVQCGEEWHDINVMPSRDNLLDWTEPKPEIVKAWKKDLLEADR, encoded by the coding sequence ATGAACAACACGGTGAACAAAAAATACGATGCACTCGCGCTTTTGTCCGGTGGCCTGGATTCCATACTCGCCATGCGGACTGTCATGGATCAGGGACTGAGCGTCCTTGGTCTTCATTACGTGACTCCCTTCTTTGGCAAGGCACATCTCATTCCGTTTTGGAAAGACCATTATGGTATCGAGGTCGTTGCTGTTGATATCTGTCAGCAGTACGTAGACATGATGTTGGACGGGCCTTCGCAAGGGTACGGAAAATGGTTGAATCCTTGTATCGATTGCAAGATCACCATGCTCTCTCATGCGGTTGAGCTCTTGACTGAATACGAAGCTGAATTCCTTATTTCAGGCGAGGTGGTCGGTCAGCGTCCCATGAGTCAGCGTGAAGATGCACTCAATCTGATCACCAAACGGGCAGTTGTTCGCGATGTTCTGCTTCGTCCCCTCTGTGCCAAAAAACTGCCATCGACTCCCATGGAAGCGTCTGGACTTGTCGATCGTGAAAAGCTCCATGACTGGTATGGTCGCGGTCGCAAAGAGCAGTATAAGCTTGCTGCTCATTATGGCTTTACCGAGATTCCGACACCAGCTGGTGGGTGTTGCCTGACAGAAGCCAATGGTGCGGCCCGGTTCGTTCAATTGTTGATTCATAAAACCCGTCCGACTCCCAATGACTTTGCCCTGGCACGGGTCGGGCGTCAGTATTGGGCCGGTTCGCACTGGTTGACCTTTGGCCGGACCGCTGCAGACAATGCTCAGGTCGAGGCGTGTCTCCAGTCCTCGGATTCCACCTTGAAGGTGCAAGGGTTTCCCGGTCCTCTCGCTGTTTGTCGTCCGGTTGCCGAAGAATGGGATGCGAAGGCTATCGAAGATGCCGCTGCATTGGTGGCTTCCTATTCGACAAAAGCGCGCAAGCATGCCGAAAAGACAGGCGAGCACATCACTGTCAGGGTGCAGTGTGGTGAAGAATGGCATGATATCAATGTGATGCCAAGTCGGGACAATCTTCTGGATTGGACTGAACCTAAGCCTGAGATAGTCAAGGCCTGGAAGAAAGATCTTCTCGAAGCAGACCGATAG
- a CDS encoding calcium/sodium antiporter, whose product MTFDIITFCASALLLWFGANWIVTSAALIARKYNVSELVIGLTIVALGTSAPEFLVTVNAALRGHNDISLSNVVGSNIFNLGFILGLMAMIKPLISNKTIVYRDGLLLFMTTAGILLVSMTGELGRFFGGALITLLVIYLVYLGMKRESPGEEELEELEGRTATWKDVGILVAGFVSIAAGGHLMVSAATSIATTFGVSSWVIGVTIVAAGTSLPELVTCLAASVKGKNEMLLGNLIGSDFFNFAGVLGLTCLLKPLPVSAEASSGLIMLVGMVGLVLLLLRTGWRLTRLEGALLVAINLLRWARDFMV is encoded by the coding sequence ATGACATTTGACATCATTACTTTTTGTGCTTCGGCTCTTCTCTTGTGGTTCGGTGCGAATTGGATCGTGACATCGGCGGCGCTTATAGCCCGGAAATACAACGTTTCCGAGCTGGTTATCGGATTGACCATCGTGGCTCTGGGGACTTCCGCTCCCGAATTTCTCGTGACGGTCAATGCGGCCCTGCGTGGGCACAATGACATTTCCCTTTCCAATGTTGTTGGTTCCAATATCTTCAATCTTGGGTTTATTCTTGGCCTCATGGCTATGATAAAGCCACTTATTTCAAATAAAACAATTGTTTATCGTGATGGTTTGCTTCTATTCATGACGACAGCAGGCATTCTGCTGGTTTCCATGACTGGGGAACTTGGCCGTTTTTTTGGTGGCGCACTGATAACTTTGCTCGTCATATATCTGGTTTATCTTGGCATGAAGCGGGAATCCCCTGGTGAAGAAGAATTGGAGGAACTGGAAGGGAGGACCGCCACATGGAAAGATGTCGGAATTCTTGTCGCCGGTTTCGTCTCTATTGCAGCGGGTGGGCATCTCATGGTTTCTGCCGCGACCAGTATTGCGACCACATTCGGGGTTTCCTCGTGGGTTATTGGTGTGACCATTGTTGCGGCCGGGACGAGCCTTCCTGAATTGGTGACCTGTCTTGCCGCCTCGGTCAAAGGCAAGAATGAAATGTTGCTCGGCAATCTTATCGGTTCGGATTTTTTCAATTTTGCCGGTGTGCTCGGATTGACATGCCTCCTTAAACCCTTGCCGGTTTCAGCAGAGGCTTCGTCCGGGTTGATCATGCTGGTAGGGATGGTGGGGTTGGTCCTGCTTCTTTTGCGGACCGGTTGGCGGCTCACCCGCTTGGAAGGCGCTTTGCTTGTGGCAATCAATCTGCTGCGCTGGGCGCGGGATTTCATGGTATAG